A region of Denticeps clupeoides chromosome 19, fDenClu1.1, whole genome shotgun sequence DNA encodes the following proteins:
- the fam168a gene encoding protein FAM168A isoform X2: MNPVYSPVQPGTPYGNPKNMAYTGYPGGYPTTAPTYTPNLYQTGSPGYPPVLLVKQGWPQTPSGPGAADGSYDLAVDAGSEGRQYQASSAAFRYTAGTPYKVPPTQTNGAPPPYSPSPNPYPTAMYPIRSAYPQQNLYAQGAYYTQPVYAAQPHVIHHTTVVQPNSIPSAIYPAPVPAPRSNGVAMGMVAGTTMAMSAGTLLTTPQHTPIGPHPVTVPTYRPQGTPGYSYVPPHW; this comes from the exons GATACCCAGGAGGTTACCCCACCACAGCCCCTACCTACACACCTAACCTCTACCAGACCGGCAGCCCAGGCTATCCTCCAG TGCTGCTGGTGAAGCAGGGCTGGCCACAGACCCCCTCTGGCCCGGGGGCCGCTGACGGCTCGTATGACCTGGCCGTGGACGCGGGCTCTGAGGGCAGGCAGTACCAGGCCTCGTCTGCAGCATTCA GATACACTGCAGGGACTCCTTACAAAGTGCCCCCAACCCAGACCAACGGAGCCCCTCCACCTTACTCTCCTTCCCCTAACCCTTACCCGACGGCCATGTACCCCATTAGAAGTGCCTACCCCCAGCAGAACCTCTATGCTCAG GGTGCTTACTACACACAGCCCGTGTATGCAGCCCAGCCCCACGTCATCCACCACACCACGGTGGTGCAGCCCAACAGCATCCCCTCTGCCATCTACCCCGCACCAGTCCCTGCACCTCGCTCCAATGGGGTCGCCATGGGCATGGTGGCTGGCACCACAATGGCGATGTCGGCAG GAACTTTGCTGACCACCCCTCAGCACACTCCTATTGGACCACATCCCGTTACCGTGCCAACATACAGGCCCCAAGGAACCCCTGGGTACAGCTATGTGCCACCGCACTGGTAG